The genome window AGGCGAACAAGGGATACGCCGTGTAGGGTGCTTTGCGCGCCGTCGCAGCCGGGATCGGCCGCGGCAGGCCGGCGCCAGACCATTCGAGGAAGAAGAAGACCGGAGATGCAGGCGATACTCGAAGAGCTTGAGAAGCGTCGTCAGGCTGCCCGGATGGGTGGCGGCGAGCGCCGGATCGATGCCCAGCATGCCAAGGGCAAGTTGACCGCACGCGAGCGGATCGAGCTGCTGCTCGATGCCGGGTCGTTCGAAGAATACGACATGTTCGTCGAACACCGCTGCACGGAATTCGGGATGGAGAACACCCGGGTGCCCGGCGACGGCGTGGTCACCGGCCGCGGCACGATCAACGGCCGGCTGGTCTTCGTGTTCAGCCAGGATTTCACGGTGTTCGGCGGCGCTTTGTCGGAAGCGCATGCCGAAAAGATCTGCAAGGTCATGGACCAGGCGGTGCAGGTCGGCGCCCCGGTGATCGGCCTGAACGATTCGGGCGGCGCCCGCATCCAGGAAGGTGTCGCCTCGCTTGCCGGCTATGCCGATGTGTTTCTGCGCAATGTGGAAGCCTCGGGCGTCGTGCCGCAGATCTCGATGATCATGGGCCCCTGCGCCGGCGGTGCGGTGTATTCCCCGGCGATGACCGACTTCATCTTCATGGTGAAGGACACGTCATACATGTTCGTCACCGGCCCCGACGTGGTCAAGACCGTGACCCACGAGGTGGTGACGGCCGAGGATCTGGGCGGCGCCGTCACCCACACCACCAAATCCTCGGTGGCGGATGTGGCGTTCGAGGATGATGTCGACGCGCTGTTGCAGATGCGCCGGTTCTTCGACTTCCTGCCGCTGTCGAACCGCGAACCGGCCCCGATCCGCGAGACCCACGACCCGGTCGCGCGCATGGAGCCGTCGCTCGACACTCTGGTGCCGCCGAACCCGAACAAGCCCTATGACATGAAGGAGCTGATCGAGAAGGTGGTCGACGAGGGCGACTTCTTCGAGATCCAGCCCGAATTCGCGAAGAACATCCTGACCGGCTTCGCCCGCATGGATGGCCAGACCGTGGGCATCGTCGCCAACCAGCCGATGGTGCTGGCCGGCTGCCTGGACATCGACAGCTCCCGCAAGGCCGCCCGCTTCGTGCGGTTCTGCGACTGCTTCAACATCCCGATCGTCACCTTCGTCGACGTGCCGGGCTTCCTGCCGGGCACCAGCCAGGAATTCGGCGGCATCATCAAGCATGGCGCCAAGCTGCTGTACGCCTATGCCGAGGCGACGGTGCCGAAAGTGACGCTGATCACCCGCAAGGCCTATGGCGGCGCCTATGACGTCATGAGCTCGAAGCATCTGCGCGGCGACATGAACTATGCCTGGCCGTCTGCCGAGATCGCGGTGATGGGGCCGAAGGGCGCTGTGGAGATCATCTTCCGCCAGGATATCGGCGACGCGGACAAGATCGCGGCGCGGACCGAGGAATATCGCGGCCGCTTCGCCAACCCGTTCGTTGCCGCCTCTCGCGGCTTCATCGACGACGTCATCCGGCCGCGCAACACCCGCGCCCGCATCTGCGGCGCGCTGGACATGCTGCGCAGCAAGCGTCGCGAGAAGCCGTGGAAGAAGCACGGCAACATTCCGCTCTGACGCGGATATGCCCGTGACCCCAGATGACCCCGAGGCCGGCGTCGCCACGTCGGGAGCCGAAACCGGAGAAGCGGCGCAGGCGCGCCGCGCCCGCCGCCTGACCGGTTTCTACCTCCATGGCTTCGCTTTCGCCGCCGGGAACGGCCTGATCGCCCTGTTGACCGCGCTGCTCAAGGTCGATGACCCGGAGGGGCGCATCGGCTTCGCCCTGGCGCTCTGGGCCGGTCTGGTGGTTCTGCACGGGCTCTGGGCTTACGGCATCCTGGCCAGGCTGGGGGGCGCCAGAGACGGCGGCTCCGGGCCGCGCCCGCCGCATCCGCCGTCTTCCGCTTCCTGATTTGCTGAGTTGAGAACGCGCCCCATGTTCGAGAAGATCCTGATCGCCAATCGCGGTGAGATCGCCTGCCGGGTGATCCGCACCGCCCGCCGTATGGGCATCAAGACGGTGGCCGTCTATTCGGACGCCGATGCCGATGCGCTGCATGTCCGCATGGCCGACGAGGCCGTGCATATCGGCGCCAGCCCCAGCAATCAGAGCTATCTGATCGCCGAGCGGATCATCGCCGCCTGCAAGGACACCGGCGCCCAGGCCGTGCATCCGGGCTATGGCTTCCTGTCGGAAAACCAGAGCTTCGCCAAGGCGCTGGACGCGGCCGGCATCGCCTTCATCGGCCCGAATATCGAGGCCATCTATGCGATGGGCGACAAGATCGAGTCGAAGAAGCTGGCCAAGAAGGCCGGTGTCTCGACCGTTCCCGGTTATGTGGGCGAGATCAAGGATGCCGACGAGGCGGTGAAGATCGCCGACGAGATCGGCTATCCGGTGATGATCAAGGCCTCGGCCGGCGGCGGCGGCAAGGGCATGCGGCTGGCCCATGACGCCAGGGAGGCCCGCGAGGGCTTCCGCTCGGCGACATCGGAGGCGAAGTCGAGCTTCGGCGACGACCGGGTGTTCATCGAGAAGTTCATCGAGCAGCCGCGCCATATCGAGATCCAGATCATCGCCGACGGCCATGGCAATATCTGCTATCTGGGCGAGCGCGAATGCTCGATCCAGCGCCGGCACCAGAAGGTGATCGAGGAGGCGCCGAGCCCGTTCCTGGACGAGGCGACCCGCAAGGCGATGGGCGAGCAGGCGGTGGCGCTGTCGCGGGCCGTGAACTACCGCTCGGCCGGCACGGTGGAATTCATCGTCGGCCCCGATCGCAGCTTCTATTTCCTGGAGATGAACACCCGGCTTCAGGTCGAGCATCCGGTGACCGAGCTGATCACCGGCCTCGATCTGGTGGAGCTGATGATCCGGGTGGCCGCGGGCGAACACCTGCCCTTTACCCAGGACGAGGTGACGCTGACCGGCTGGGCGATGGAAGCCCGGGTCTATGCCGAGGATCCCTATCGCGGCTTCCTGCCCTCGATCGGGCGCCTTGCGCGCTATATCGAGCCCACCGGCACCGGCGTGCGGGTCGACAGCGGCGTCTATGAGGGCGCCGAGATCAGCATGTTCTATGACCCGATGGTCGCCAAGCTGGTGACCTATGGCGATGATCGCCTGCAGGCGGCGGAGCGGATGAGCGACGCGCTGGATGCCTATTACATCCGCGGCATCACCCACAACATCCCGTTCCTGACCGCGCTGATCAAGCATCCGCGCTTCCTGGAAGGCCGGCTGTCGACCGGTTTCATTGCCGAGGAATATCCCGAGGGCTTCCACGGCGCACCGCTGGACGCCGAGGCCCGCCGGGCGCTGGCCGCGATCGCGGTCATGGCCGATCTGGCCGACCGGGCGCGCCAGGGCAACATCACCGGCCAGATGCGCGGCTATGTCCACCATGTCCCCGACGAGCTGGTGGTGATGCTGGATGACGAGCGGGTCGAGGTGAAGGTGGTGCAGCACGCGCCGGCTCTGGTGCTCGACATGGGCGGCAAGCCGGTGACGCTGGACTGCACCTGGCGACTGGGCGACCGGCTGCTGACCGCGACCGTCGACGACCGCACCCGCGTGGTCCAGATCGAGCGGGCATCCTCGGGCTGGAGGCTGACCCATGGCGGATCGGCGCTGCTGGCGCGGGTCTATACCCGTCGCGGTGCTGAATATGCGGCAATGATGCCGGTGAAGCAGGCGCCGGATATGAGCCGCTTCCTGCTGTCGCCGATGCCGGGCCTGGTGCTGTCGGTGGCGGTCGAGGTCGGCCAGGAGGTCAAGGCCGGCGAGGAACTGGCGGTGATCGAGGCCATGAAGATGGAGAACGTGCTGCGCGCCGAACGCGACTGCACGGTCAAGGAGATCAAGGCCGGCGCCGGTTCCAGCGTCGCCGCCGATCAGGTGATCATCGAATTCGAATGAGCACCGCCTGACGCGCCCTGTCGCGGCCCGCCGGATCGATGATCCGGCGGGCCGCTGGCGTTTGAGGCGCCGTTATCGCGCGATCCCTGCATGGCAGACCCGCCGCTTCGCCGGTTGCCGGCCGGCGCGGCGCGCGACAGAATCGGGACAAACCAGACATCCGAAGCCGCCCGGAGTGCCGCATGTTCGCTCGCCCGCCTTCCGCCGCCGAACTCGACCGCCATCTGGACGCGCTTCAGGGGCTGGTCGATGCCGCCGGGCTGCTCACCGACCCGGCCGACATGCCGCGCTATGAACGCGACTGGATGGGCAAGTTCCATGGCCGCGCGCTGGGCGTGATCCGCCCCCGCGACACCGCGGCGGTGGCCCGGGTGCTGGCCTATCTGAACGCCCACCGCCTGCCGGTGGTGCCGCAGGCCGGCAATACCGGCCTGGTCGGCGGATCGGTGCCAGATGCGGCCGGCGCCTTCGTGCTGTCGGTGGATCGCATGGCCCGCATCCGGGCGGTCGATGCGGTGGGCGCCAGCATCACCCTGGATGCGGGCGTGGTGCTGGAGACGGCACAGGAAGCGGCCCGCCGCGCTGGGCTGATGCTGGCGCTGGATCTGGGATCGAAGGGATCCTGCCGGATCGGCGGCAATATCTCGACCAATGCCGGCGGCCTGAAGGTGCTGCGTTACGGTCATATCCGTGAACAGGTTCTGGGACTGGAGGTGGTGCTGGCCGACGGCACCGTGCTGGACGGGCTGTCGAGCCTGCGCAAGAACAACACCGGCTATGACCTGAAGCAGATGTTCATCGGCGCCGAGGGCACATTGGGCGTGGTGACGGCCGCGACCCTGAAGCTGTTTCCGGCCGAGGCGGGGCGCGCGGTCGCCATGGTCGCGGTCGATCGTTTCGATGATGCGCTGGCGGTGCTGGCGGCGGTGCGCCGCGGCTTTCCCGGCCGGCTGAATTCTGTGGAACTGATCGGCGCCGACGCGGTGGCCCTGGTTGCCGGCACGCTGCCCGGCGCGCGCAGCCCGTTCGCCCTGGCCCACACCTATGCGGTGCTGATCGAGGTGGGATCGGACGACGCCGACGCCGGGGCCCAACGCGGCCGGCTGGAAGTGGCGATCGGCGCACTGATCGAGGCCGGCCGGGTGGCCGATGCCGCGATCGCCCAGAGCGATGCCCAGGCCGAGGGCTTGTGGCGGCTGCGCGAAGGCGTACCCGAGGCGGTCGCCCATACGGCGCCGGTGCACAAATATGACCTGACCTTCGCGGTCGGCGATATCGGCCGGTTCATCGCCGATTGCGATCTGGCGCTGGCGCGGGTGGCCAAGGGCCTGCGCCCGGTCTATTTCGGTCATGTCGCCGACGGCAATGTGCATGTCAACGTCATGGCGCCGCCGGGCATGCAGGCCGGGGGCTATCAGGCCCTGCAGGGGCCGATCGACGATGCGATCTTCGATCTGGTCGCGCAGTATCGCGGATCGATTTCGGCGGAACATGGCATCGGGCAGGTCAAGCGCGCCTATCTGGACCGCAACCGCTCGGCCGCCGAGATCGCGACCATGCGGGCGCTGAAGGCGATGCTGGACCCGAACGGCATTCTCAATCCCCACCGGCTGCTGCCCTGAAGACCGGCTGCTGCCCTGAATGGCCGGCTGCGCGCCCGGCATCTTTTCGGGCGCCGGTCCATCGGCTAGGCTTGACCGGCAGATGCATAACCGGTTCCCCTCACGCCCAGCCGCAGGCCCGATGTCCGACCAGCCACCACAAGACGATCCCACGCCCGATGCGGCGCTGGCCGCGCGGCTGACCGTCCGCCTGTCGATCCGCGGCCGGGTGCAGGGGGTCGGCTATCGCTGGTGGTTCGAAGGCCAGGCCCGGCGGTACGGCCTGGAGGGCTGGGTCCGCAATCGCCGCGATGGCACGGTGGAAGCGCTGATCGCCGGTACTGCCGCGGCGGTGGAGACGGTGATCCGCCGCGCCCATGCCGGTCCGCCGGCCGCATGGGTGGACGCGGTCGAGGTGACGACATCCGCCGATTGGCCCCGGGATTTCCCGCCCGCCGACCTGCCGTCGGGTCCGGGCTTCCGCCGCAAGCCGACCGCGTGACCCGGCCGATCCCGGCCGTGTTCCTCGTCTGCGCATAATGATGGATGCATGCTGATGGGTCGCTGGCTCCTCGGACGGATCGACCGGCTGCTGGGCAGCATCTGCGCGCTGGTGCTGGGGCTGGGCGCGGCACAGGCCCAAGGCTTCGCCCTGGCCTATCTTCAGCGGATCGGCGGCCATCTGGACGAGGCGACCCGCCTGCTGGGCCAGATCCGCGCCGGCGTGGCGCCCTATGATCAGGTGGCGCCGGTGGCGCGCGCGGCGCTGGAGGCAGCCGCCGCCGCCCGCGCCCAGGCGCTGGCCACGGCCCGCGACGCCATTGCCGCCGCCGATCCGTTTCTGCGGCCCCTGGAGGCGTTGCGCCACGCCGACCCCGAGATTGCCCGCGCGACCTGGACGGATTATGTGGTGAGCCTGCCGGTGGAGCCGGCCAGCCTGGCCTATGGCCTGACCGGCATGGTGCTGGCGTGGCTGGTTTACGATGGGCTGATGGCCTTGCTGCGCTGGCCCTTTCGCCGCCGCATGCGGTATGGCTGACAGAGACCCGACTTGCGCGTGCCGGGTGATTGACCCGGCATCATTTATGCCGGATAAGAGATTGCGGCAGGCAATGGTGCCGGGGGATCGGATGCGGAGGGTCCAGCGATATGTCGGGACGCGATCTGATCAACATCCTGATCTTCACCGCCCTCACCATCGGGCTGGGCCTGTTTCCGCCGCTGGACGTGCCGTTGATCGGCGTGCCGATCACCGCCCAGACCCTTGGGGTGATGTTGTCGGGGCTGGTGCTGGGCTCGTGGCGCGGCGCGCTGTCGCAGATGCTGATGGTCGGGCTGGTGATGGCGGGCGCGCCGCTGCTGGCCGGCGGCCGGGGCGGGTTCGATATCCTGCTCAGCCCCACCGGCGGCTTTCTGCTGGGCTGGATCCCCGGCGCCTTCGTGGCCGGCTGGCTGACGGAACATCGCCCGCCCGGCTGGATGCGGCATCTGTCGGCCGCGGTGGTGGGCGGCGTGGGGCTGGTCTATCTGATCGGGGTGCCCTGGATGGTGATGGTCAGTGGCGTGCCGGCGCAGATCGCCATCAGCGGCTCGGCCATCTTCATTCCCGGCGATCTGATCAAGGCGGTGATGGCGGCGGCGATTGCGCTGACCGTGGTCCATGTCCGGCCTGCCTGCCTGGCAACCGGACGCTGACGGCTCCGGTCCGTCACGGATGGTCCTGGCGGATGGTCCTGGTCAGGCCGCGTCATGGGTGATGTCGACGGTGGGGCCGAAGATCTCTTCAAAGGCGGCCCGCAAGGCCATATCGGCCTCGATCATCCCGACCGGCCGACCCTGATCGACCAGCGAGGTCACGCCGTGGCCGCGCACGCCGCAGGGAATGATGCCGGCATAATGGCCGAGGTCGGGCTCGACATTGATCGAGATGCCATGAAAGCTGACCCAGCGCCGCACCCGCACGCCGATTGCGGCGATCTTGTCGTCATGGCCATCGCCACGGTCGATCCACACGCCCACCCGGCCGTCACGGCGCAGCCCCTTCAGGTTGAACTGGTCGAGCGTGCTGATCACCCAGTCTTCCATGGCGTGCACGAAGGCGCGGATGTCGCTGCCGCGCTGCTTCAGGTCCAGCATCACATAAGCAACCCGCTGGCCGGGCCCGTGATAGGTGATCTGGCCGCCGCGGCCGGTCTTATAGACGGGAAAGCGGCCGGGCGCGATCAGGTCGCGGTCCTGGGCGCTGGTGCCGGCGGTATAGATCGGCGGATGTTCGACCAGCCAGACCTGTTCGCCGGCGGTGCCGTCGCGGATCGCCGCCGCGCGGGCTTCCATCCGCGCCACCGCCGCCGGATAATCGGTCAATCCCGGCGTCACCAGCCATTCCACCGGTGCCAGTGTCGTGGTGCCGCGGATCGTTGCCATTGCCAGCGTCCTCACTGCCTGTCCGGTCCGCTCCTTGTGGCGTGACCGGTTGCCGATAATCTAGCCGTGCCGGCGGCGGATCGCCAGCCATGCGGCGGATCGTCGCCCATGCGGCGCATGCAACACCGCCCCGCGCATCCGGCCGGCGCTGCCGGTGGCCTTTCCGGTCTTGGCGGCTATACTGTGCGCGCCAACCGATCGGGACCATTGGCGCCAAGCTGCCCGATCCTGACAACAGGCAGCGTGAAACTCGGGGGAGACGACCGCGAATGTCGAAGGAATTGCGCGACGGCGCGCTCGAATATCATCGCCTGCCGCGGCCCGGCAAGTTCAGCATCGAGCCGACCAAGCCGCTTGCCAACCAGCGCGACCTGGCGCTGGCCTATTCGCCGGGTGTCGCCTATGCCTGCGAAGAGATCGTCGCCGACCCGCTGAACGCCTCACTGTATACCGGCCGGGGCAACATGGTCGCGGTGGTCACCAACGGCACCGCCGTGCTGGGCCTTGGCGCCATCGGCCCGCTGGCCGCCAAGCCGGTGATGGAAGGCAAGGTGGTATTGTTCAAGAAGTTCGCCGGCATCGATGCGATCGACATCGAGATCGACGAGCGCGACCCCGACAAGCTGGTCGAGATCATCGCCAGTCTGGAGCCGTCCTTCGGCGCGATCAACCTTGAGGACATCAAGGCGCCGGAATGCTTCGAGATCGAAGAGCGCCTGAAAAGCCGCATGAAGATCCCGGTATTCCACGACGACCAGCATGGCACCGCCATCGTGGTGGCGGCGGCGATGCTGAACGCGCTGCGCGTGGTGTCGAAGCCGCTGGATCAGGTGAAGCTGGTGGCGTCCGGCGCCGGTGCCGCGGCGCTGGCCTGCCTGGATCTGCTGGTGGAACTGGGTCTGCCCCGCCGGAACATCACCGTCTGCGACATCGTCGGCGTGGTCTGGAAGGGCCGCAACGAGCTGATGGATCCGCGCAAGGAGACCTATGCGGTCGAGACCGACGCCCGCACGCTGGGTGAGGTGATCGACGGCGCCGATATTTTCCTGGGGCTTTCGGCCCCCCGGGTGCTGACGGCCGAGATGGTCAAGCGCATGGGTCCGAGCCCGATCATCATGGCGCTGGCCAACCCGACACCGGAAATCCTGCCGGAAGAGGCCCGCCGGGCGCGACCCGACGCGATCATCGCCACCGGCCGGTCGGATTTTCCCAATCAGGTCAACAACGTCCTGTGCTTCCCGTTTGTGTTCCGGGGCGCGCTGGATGTGGGCGCCACCACGATCAATATCGAGATGAAGAAGGCGGCCGCCCAGGCGATCGCCGATCTGGCGATGGCCGAGCCGTCATCGGAAGTGGCCCAGGCCTATAGCGGCCAGGATCTGCGCTTCGGCCCCGATTATCTGATCCCCAAGCCCTTCGACCCGCGTCTGGTGGTTGAAGTGTCGTCGGCGGTGGCGCGCGCCGCCATGGACAGCGGTGTCGCCACCCGTCCGATCGAGGATTTCGCGGCCTATCGTCAGGTGCTGTCGTCGTATTTCTTCCGCTCCGGTCTGGTGATGAAGACCGTTTTCGAGCGGGCGAAGGCCCAGCCCAAACGCGTGGTCTATGCCGATGGTGAGGATGAGCGGGTGCTGCGCGCCGCCCAGATCGTGGTGGATGAAGGCTTCGCCAACCCGATCCTGATCGGACGGCGCGCGGTGGTGCTGCGCCGGATCGAGCGGCTGGGCCTGCGGCTGAAGCTCGACAAGGACGTCGAGCTCTGCGACCCCGAGGATGATCCGCGCTACAACACCTATTGGTCGGAATATCACCGGCTGATGGCGCGGCGCGGTGTGACGCCTGAAGGCGCCCGCACGGTGGTGCGCACCCGGGCGACGGTCATCGGCGCGCTGATGGTGCATATCGGCGAGGCGGATGCCCTGATCTGCGGCCCGGTCAGCCGGTTCGTGAAGAACCTGCGGCATCTGAAGGAGATTCTGGGCCTGCGTGCCGGCGTCAGCGAGGCCTGCGCCATGCAGGCGCTGATCCTGCCCAACGCCACCGTCTTCGTGGCCGATACCCAGGTCGAGCATCAGCGCAGCGCCGCCCAGATCGCCGAAATGACGATCCTGTGCGCGGAAGAGGTCCGGCGCTTCGGCATCACCCCGAAGGTGGCGCTGCTGTCGTCGTCGAGCTTCGGCACCGGCGAGACGCCCGGCGCGCTGATGATGCGGGATGCCTTCGATCTGGTCCGCCGTCAGGCACCGGAGCTTGAGGTGGATGGCGAGATGCAGGCCGACGCCGCATTGTCGGAGGATGTCCGCCACCGGGTGTTCCCGGGCTCGATCCTGACCGGTCAGGCCAATCTGCTGATCACCCCCGATCTTGATTCCGGCAACATCGCGTTTAATCTCGCGAAAGCGCTGACCAACGGCACCTCGGTCGGGCCGGTGATGATCGGCTTCAATCATCCCGCCCATATCCTGACGCCGGCGGTGTCGGTGCGCGGTATCGTCAATCTGTCGGCGCTGGTCGTGGTGGACGCGATCGAGAAGTCGCGGACCAACCCGTGGTGCCCCTTGCCGGCGGAGCCCGCCTGATCGGATCATGATAGGCCGGTATCCGCGGAGGGGCCGGCTTCCGCGGACCGGTTTCCGGCCGCACCCCTGACCCCTGGAGGCCCGGCCCTTGCGCGACGAAGACGATATCCGCGCCCCCGAGGCGGATCGCCAGGATGGGACCGGGCGTCAGGATGGGCCGCGCGCCGAGGGCGGGGCCATGCCCTCGCTCTATGGCGTGTCCGACGATCTGGTGCGGCGCGCCGCCGGCGCGCTGGATGAAGGCGACGCGCCGGCGGTGCGCGGGCTGGTGGCCGAGTTGCACGCCGCCGACATCGCCGACCTGCTGGAACGATTGTCGGGGGATGAGCGGCGGTCGCTGGTCGAATTGCTGCGCGACGGCTTCGACCCGGAAATCCTGCCGCATCTGGCGGGCAATGTCCGCGATCAGGTGATCGCCCAGCTTGGCCCCCGGGTGCTGGCCGAGGCGCTGTCGGTTCTGGACAGCGACGATGCGATCTATCTGATCGAGGATCTGGACGACGACATCCAGGCGGCACTGCTGGCGACGGTGCCGCCGGCGACCCGGCGGGCGCTGGAGGAAAGCCTCGCCTATCCGGAATATTCCGCCGGCCGCCTGATGCAGCGCGACCTGATCGCGATGCCGGCCTTCTGGACCGTGGGCCGCGCGATCGACTTCCTGCGTGAGACCCCGGACCTGCCGGAAGAATTCTACGAGATCTTCGTGGTCGACCCGCGCCACAAGCCGATCGGGGCGGTGCCGCTGGCCCGGATGCTGCGCCATCCGCGCAAGGTGCTGCTGCGCGACATCATGGACCGCGACGTCGACGCGATTTCAGCCTCGGTCGACCAGGAAGAGGTGGCGCGGCTGTTCCGGCATTATTCGCTGGCATCGGCGCCGGTGGTGGATGATCAGGGCCGGCTGATCGGCGTGATCACCTTCGACGACGTGGTCGACGTCATCCAGGAAGAGGCCGAAGAGGACATGGCCCTGATGGCCGGCGTCGGGTCGGAGGTCGATGTCAATGCCGGGCTGGTCAGGGCGGTGCGACAGCGCATGGCCTGGCTTGGGGTCAATCTGGGCACGGCGCTGATGGTCAGTTCGGTCATCGCCCTGTTCGAGGCCACGATCGAACAGATCGTGGCCCTGGCGGTGCTGATGCCGATCGTGGCGTCGATGGGCGGCAATGCCGGCACCCAGACCCTGACGGTGGCGGTGCGCGCCCTGGCGCTGAAGGAACTGACGCCGTCGAACGCCATGCGGATCGTGATGCGTGAAACCGGCATCGGCGCGATCAACGGCCTGGTCTTCGGCATCGCCGTGGGCGTGGCCGCCGGGCTGATCTTCGACCCGTTCATCGGTGCGGTGCTGTTCTGCGCGCTGTTCGCCAACATGCTGACCGCCGGCCTGTCGGGCATGCTGATCCCGCTGGCGCTGGACCGGCTGAAGGTCGACCCGGCGGTCTCGGCGGGCGTGTTCCTGACGGCGGTCACCGATATCGTCGGCTTTTTCGCCTTTCTGGGGTTGGCTCAGCTGGTTCTGCTCTGACCGGCGGCGGGGCGCTGTTTCAGATGCCGACGCAGGCGCCGGTTCAACGGCGCCTCGATCCCCCGATAGAGGCCGATCGAGACCATGGCCACCACCGCATAGGTGACGATACCGCCGGTGATCGCGGCCAGCGGTGACGTCAGCCCCGCCATCGCCAGTGACTTCGTTGCCAGATGGATCACATAGGCGTGGACCAGATACATCGCATAGGACGCATCGCCGAGCGTCGCCCCGATGCGTGACAGCCGATT of Tistrella bauzanensis contains these proteins:
- a CDS encoding acyl-CoA carboxylase subunit beta, with the protein product MQAILEELEKRRQAARMGGGERRIDAQHAKGKLTARERIELLLDAGSFEEYDMFVEHRCTEFGMENTRVPGDGVVTGRGTINGRLVFVFSQDFTVFGGALSEAHAEKICKVMDQAVQVGAPVIGLNDSGGARIQEGVASLAGYADVFLRNVEASGVVPQISMIMGPCAGGAVYSPAMTDFIFMVKDTSYMFVTGPDVVKTVTHEVVTAEDLGGAVTHTTKSSVADVAFEDDVDALLQMRRFFDFLPLSNREPAPIRETHDPVARMEPSLDTLVPPNPNKPYDMKELIEKVVDEGDFFEIQPEFAKNILTGFARMDGQTVGIVANQPMVLAGCLDIDSSRKAARFVRFCDCFNIPIVTFVDVPGFLPGTSQEFGGIIKHGAKLLYAYAEATVPKVTLITRKAYGGAYDVMSSKHLRGDMNYAWPSAEIAVMGPKGAVEIIFRQDIGDADKIAARTEEYRGRFANPFVAASRGFIDDVIRPRNTRARICGALDMLRSKRREKPWKKHGNIPL
- a CDS encoding acetyl-CoA carboxylase biotin carboxylase subunit, translated to MFEKILIANRGEIACRVIRTARRMGIKTVAVYSDADADALHVRMADEAVHIGASPSNQSYLIAERIIAACKDTGAQAVHPGYGFLSENQSFAKALDAAGIAFIGPNIEAIYAMGDKIESKKLAKKAGVSTVPGYVGEIKDADEAVKIADEIGYPVMIKASAGGGGKGMRLAHDAREAREGFRSATSEAKSSFGDDRVFIEKFIEQPRHIEIQIIADGHGNICYLGERECSIQRRHQKVIEEAPSPFLDEATRKAMGEQAVALSRAVNYRSAGTVEFIVGPDRSFYFLEMNTRLQVEHPVTELITGLDLVELMIRVAAGEHLPFTQDEVTLTGWAMEARVYAEDPYRGFLPSIGRLARYIEPTGTGVRVDSGVYEGAEISMFYDPMVAKLVTYGDDRLQAAERMSDALDAYYIRGITHNIPFLTALIKHPRFLEGRLSTGFIAEEYPEGFHGAPLDAEARRALAAIAVMADLADRARQGNITGQMRGYVHHVPDELVVMLDDERVEVKVVQHAPALVLDMGGKPVTLDCTWRLGDRLLTATVDDRTRVVQIERASSGWRLTHGGSALLARVYTRRGAEYAAMMPVKQAPDMSRFLLSPMPGLVLSVAVEVGQEVKAGEELAVIEAMKMENVLRAERDCTVKEIKAGAGSSVAADQVIIEFE
- a CDS encoding FAD-binding oxidoreductase, yielding MFARPPSAAELDRHLDALQGLVDAAGLLTDPADMPRYERDWMGKFHGRALGVIRPRDTAAVARVLAYLNAHRLPVVPQAGNTGLVGGSVPDAAGAFVLSVDRMARIRAVDAVGASITLDAGVVLETAQEAARRAGLMLALDLGSKGSCRIGGNISTNAGGLKVLRYGHIREQVLGLEVVLADGTVLDGLSSLRKNNTGYDLKQMFIGAEGTLGVVTAATLKLFPAEAGRAVAMVAVDRFDDALAVLAAVRRGFPGRLNSVELIGADAVALVAGTLPGARSPFALAHTYAVLIEVGSDDADAGAQRGRLEVAIGALIEAGRVADAAIAQSDAQAEGLWRLREGVPEAVAHTAPVHKYDLTFAVGDIGRFIADCDLALARVAKGLRPVYFGHVADGNVHVNVMAPPGMQAGGYQALQGPIDDAIFDLVAQYRGSISAEHGIGQVKRAYLDRNRSAAEIATMRALKAMLDPNGILNPHRLLP
- a CDS encoding acylphosphatase; the protein is MSDQPPQDDPTPDAALAARLTVRLSIRGRVQGVGYRWWFEGQARRYGLEGWVRNRRDGTVEALIAGTAAAVETVIRRAHAGPPAAWVDAVEVTTSADWPRDFPPADLPSGPGFRRKPTA
- a CDS encoding DUF2937 family protein; this encodes MGRWLLGRIDRLLGSICALVLGLGAAQAQGFALAYLQRIGGHLDEATRLLGQIRAGVAPYDQVAPVARAALEAAAAARAQALATARDAIAAADPFLRPLEALRHADPEIARATWTDYVVSLPVEPASLAYGLTGMVLAWLVYDGLMALLRWPFRRRMRYG
- a CDS encoding biotin transporter BioY, yielding MSGRDLINILIFTALTIGLGLFPPLDVPLIGVPITAQTLGVMLSGLVLGSWRGALSQMLMVGLVMAGAPLLAGGRGGFDILLSPTGGFLLGWIPGAFVAGWLTEHRPPGWMRHLSAAVVGGVGLVYLIGVPWMVMVSGVPAQIAISGSAIFIPGDLIKAVMAAAIALTVVHVRPACLATGR
- the lipB gene encoding lipoyl(octanoyl) transferase LipB, giving the protein MATIRGTTTLAPVEWLVTPGLTDYPAAVARMEARAAAIRDGTAGEQVWLVEHPPIYTAGTSAQDRDLIAPGRFPVYKTGRGGQITYHGPGQRVAYVMLDLKQRGSDIRAFVHAMEDWVISTLDQFNLKGLRRDGRVGVWIDRGDGHDDKIAAIGVRVRRWVSFHGISINVEPDLGHYAGIIPCGVRGHGVTSLVDQGRPVGMIEADMALRAAFEEIFGPTVDITHDAA
- a CDS encoding NADP-dependent malic enzyme, encoding MSKELRDGALEYHRLPRPGKFSIEPTKPLANQRDLALAYSPGVAYACEEIVADPLNASLYTGRGNMVAVVTNGTAVLGLGAIGPLAAKPVMEGKVVLFKKFAGIDAIDIEIDERDPDKLVEIIASLEPSFGAINLEDIKAPECFEIEERLKSRMKIPVFHDDQHGTAIVVAAAMLNALRVVSKPLDQVKLVASGAGAAALACLDLLVELGLPRRNITVCDIVGVVWKGRNELMDPRKETYAVETDARTLGEVIDGADIFLGLSAPRVLTAEMVKRMGPSPIIMALANPTPEILPEEARRARPDAIIATGRSDFPNQVNNVLCFPFVFRGALDVGATTINIEMKKAAAQAIADLAMAEPSSEVAQAYSGQDLRFGPDYLIPKPFDPRLVVEVSSAVARAAMDSGVATRPIEDFAAYRQVLSSYFFRSGLVMKTVFERAKAQPKRVVYADGEDERVLRAAQIVVDEGFANPILIGRRAVVLRRIERLGLRLKLDKDVELCDPEDDPRYNTYWSEYHRLMARRGVTPEGARTVVRTRATVIGALMVHIGEADALICGPVSRFVKNLRHLKEILGLRAGVSEACAMQALILPNATVFVADTQVEHQRSAAQIAEMTILCAEEVRRFGITPKVALLSSSSFGTGETPGALMMRDAFDLVRRQAPELEVDGEMQADAALSEDVRHRVFPGSILTGQANLLITPDLDSGNIAFNLAKALTNGTSVGPVMIGFNHPAHILTPAVSVRGIVNLSALVVVDAIEKSRTNPWCPLPAEPA